Within Conexibacter woesei DSM 14684, the genomic segment GGGTAGAGCGGCGTCTGCTCGGTCTGCGGGACCTCGCGCACCTTGCCGAACATCTCCGAGCTGGACGCCTGGTAGAAGCGCGCCTCCGGCGCCGCCTCGCGCACGGCTTCGAGCATGCGCGTGACGCCGACGCCGGTGAAGTCGGCCGTGAGCGTCGGCTGGACCCACGAGAGCGCGACGAAGCTCATCGCGGCGAGGTTGTAGATCTCGCTCGGCTGCGCGGCGCGGAGCGTGTCGACGAGCGAGCGCTGGTCGAGCAGGTCGCCCTGGTGCAGCGTGATGCGATCCCGCAGATGCTCGATGCGGTCGAACTTCTCGGTTGAGGCACGGCGCACCATCCCGTGGACCTCGTACCCCTGCTCGAGCAGCAGCTCGGCGAGGTAGGAGCCGTCCTGGCCGGTGATCCCGGTGATGAGCGCTCTCTTGGGGGATGACATGGACCGCAGCCTATGCAACGGGCTGGGCGGTCGTCGTCAGCGGGCGCCGTGGGCGGCGACCGCGCGCTCGTAGCCCTCGAGCGTCGCGCGGGCGGCCGCGGGCCAGCTGAAGCGGGCCGCCTGCTCGCGCCCGAGAGCGACCCGTCGTTCCGACTCCGCGATCGCGCGCTCCGCGGCCGCCGCGACACTCGCGGGATCGTGCGGATCGAAGTAGCACGGCGCGTCGCCGCCGACCTCCCGCAGCACCGGAATGTCGCTGCACGCGACGGGGACACCGTGCGCCATCGCCTCCAGCACCGGCAACCCGAAGCCCTCCACGAGCGTCGGGAAGACCGCGCAGTCGGCCAGCTCCCAGAGCGCCTCCAGATCGGCGTCGGAGACGTAGTCGGCGAACCGCACTCGCCGTGCCCCGGTCTCCGCCGCGATCCGCCGCAGTTCGGCGTCGTACGCCTCGGGGTGTCCGGCGAGCACGACGTCCGTGCGCTCCCCCAGCAGCGGCGCCGCACGGACGAGCACCTCCTGGTTCTTGTGCGGTCGCTTCGCCGCGACGCAGAGCACGAGCCGATCGCCGTCGAGCGCGAGGCGCGCCCGCACGTCCGCGTGGTCGCCGGCGGCGACGCGGTTCGCCCGCCCGACGCCGTTCGGGACGACCGCGATCCGCTCGGGGGCGATGCCCATCACGCTGCAGATCTGGTCGTGCGCCGCCGCCGAGACGGTCAGCAGCTCGTCGGCGCGCCGGGCGGCCTGCGAGACGATGACGCGCATCCCGAGCGTCGTCAGCAGGCCGAACGTGCGGTGCGTGAAGAAGGTCGCGTCGTGGACCGTGATGACCGACGGGACGCCGGGGCGGATCGGGGCGACGCTCGCGAGGCTGTGCAGGACGTCGAAGCCGCGGCGCCGCGCCAGCCGCGGCAACAGCACCTGCTCGGCGACCTGCCGCCGCACGCGCTCGCCCTCGTCGGCGGGGAGGGCGATCACGTCGACCCGCTCGCGCCAGCCGTCGCGCACGAGCGCGGCCGCGCCGCGCCGCGTCGTGACGATCGAGAAGCGGACGCCGGGCGCCTCCTCGACGAGCGCGCCGACCAGCTCGCGCAGGTAGGTCTCCGGTCCCCCGGACCGGCCCGGATCGAGGAACAGCGCGTTGATGCCGACGGTTCTCAGGGGTGCAT encodes:
- a CDS encoding glycosyltransferase family 4 protein; its protein translation is MHAPLRTVGINALFLDPGRSGGPETYLRELVGALVEEAPGVRFSIVTTRRGAAALVRDGWRERVDVIALPADEGERVRRQVAEQVLLPRLARRRGFDVLHSLASVAPIRPGVPSVITVHDATFFTHRTFGLLTTLGMRVIVSQAARRADELLTVSAAAHDQICSVMGIAPERIAVVPNGVGRANRVAAGDHADVRARLALDGDRLVLCVAAKRPHKNQEVLVRAAPLLGERTDVVLAGHPEAYDAELRRIAAETGARRVRFADYVSDADLEALWELADCAVFPTLVEGFGLPVLEAMAHGVPVACSDIPVLREVGGDAPCYFDPHDPASVAAAAERAIAESERRVALGREQAARFSWPAAARATLEGYERAVAAHGAR